The genomic region AGGACATCTTTGCATGTTATTTCCTCTTTTCTTTTTTATTTTATTATGGTATCATACTTGCGATAGTTTGTCATATTGGGGGAGAATAATGATGAAAAAAATAAAAATACCTGGTTTTGGACAACGTGGTTTTAAAACTGCTTTAACAACTATGTTGTGTGCTTTTCTATATGCATTAATTGGTCGTAATCCAACATTTGCATGTATTGGGGTTATCTTTGGGATGGGAAGTAATTTAAAAGACTCGATATTAAACGGTGGTAACCGTTTAATAGGAACAATTATAGGTGGGTTTTTAGGTATTGGATTATTTACTATTTATATTTATGTATTCCATGCTTCTAATGAGTTTTTATTATTACCACTATTAGGTATTGGAACATTATTACTTGTATCTCTTAGTTTGATTTTCAAATGGCCAGGTGCTGTACAACCTGGAGGAGTTGTATTATGCATTATTTTATATAATACTGCTAGTGAATTATATGTTACTTATTCTTTAAATCGTATGTTTGATACAGGGGTTGGTGTTGTTCTTGCAATAGTTATTAATGTTATCTTTTCTAGAACTGCAGTAAATCAGTTTTTACATCGTATTGGATTAATTAATTTAGATGAATATTCTTTCGATGAAAGCGAAATAAAAAGCAATGTGTAAAAAATAACACATTGTTTTTATTATGAAATAAAGGTGATTTGAACCATAAAAGATACTGTTCCATCTTTTTGACCGATTATATAATCATTTTCATATCTAGTTATTGTTACACTATCATCTTCTAATAGTTCTTTTACATATTGAATTTGAAGTGATTTTATTTTTCTAGTATCTAGTTCTGCTCTTTGATACATATCAAGTGCCCACTGAATATAACAAGCATTATTCATATGTCCATTTCCATCAATATAACTACTAAAAACTTTTCTTTCCACTACTTCCTTAACTGTTGATACTACTGTTTGTAATTTATCAACAATTTGCCCTTGATAAGGAAAATCTAAGTTTTGAAATAATTCATTGCCTTTTATTCTTACCGGTCTATTTTTGCCCTGTTCCATTAAAAGATAATATCCTGTAATACTGCCAATATGATTGTCTTCCATATCATAAATATGAAACTCCCTAACTGCATACATTTTATCCAATCCAGCATGATTTGTCACAATCTTTATCGTATCACCTATTTTTGGATATTGTTTGATATGAATATAATTTCGTATAATAACCCAATAATAATTAATATTCGGTGTTTCAAAATCAACATGCATGTTAATTGCAGCAGATCTTGCTATTTCTTGCATAAAATCAATAAATGAATCAATTCTTACATCTCCATTACAATCCACATCTCGAAAAGTAATAGTAAATTCTTGTGCATATTTCATTTTCCATCCCCCATAAACTTTGTCTCATTATATCACAATAATAAAAAGAAGAAACCTTTGTTTCTTCTTTTTATCCTAACATTTCTAATATCTCTGTTGCATTCGTATCTGGTTTTGCTTTAGCATAAATTTGGATAATCATTCCTTGTTCATCCATTACAAAAGTACTACGAACAACCCCTAATCCTGTTTTTCCATACAACTTCTTTTCTTTATATACATCATAAGCTTGTATTGCTTGTAAATCGGGATCAGATAATAATAAGAATGGTAATTCATATTTATCTGTAAATTTTTGATGACTAGCTTGTGAATCTTTACTAATTCCAATTACTTCAATTCCTTTATTTACGTATTCTTGAAAGCTGTTTTTAAAGGCACATGCTTGTCTTGTACATCCTGGTGTATTATCTCTTGGATAAAAGTAAACTACTACCTTTTTCCCTAAATAGTCACTTAGACTATGTTGCTTCCCTTCTCTATCATAAAGAGTAAAATCTGGTGCTTTTGATCCTATTTCTAACATGTCTACGTCCTCCTACAAAGACTATACCACAAACATGAAAAAGCTACAAACAAGTAGCATCTTTTTGCTTTCTTTGATTTTCAATAATCTTTTCTATTGTTTCTGGATTTTTTATTTGATAAAAAGCAAATTGATCTATATTTCTAGGATTACGAGAACTCGTTCTTTGTTTGTATACCTTTGCAACCTCTTTAATATTTGTATTTGTTTCATCCCCAAAATCCGCACTTAAATAAACAGTCCCATAACCATCCTTACAATCTGTGATTTGAAAAAAATCAAAGTTTTCAATAGAACCATACTCCAATAACAAATCACTTTCTTTGTACTTAAAAACACGATAATTGGTAATACAATAATACTCATCTAAATAGTTTCTATCAAGTGCATATAACTTTTTATACGCACTTGCTACTCCGATATATATAATAAATAATCCTAATAAATTAGCAGGATGTAAATAAGCATTTTCAAAATATACAAAACATCCTATAATAGCTAACCCAAATAAAACAAAATAAATTTCTGCTTTTATATTCTTACTTCCTTTTCCTTTTGATGGGCAATCAAACCAAACCACCTTTTCATCACTATAAAATTCTGATTTAATTAATTCCATTCCTCTTCTCCATATTCCTTGAGCCGCTCTTATTTATCAAATACTTTCAGCATAACCTCTTGATAATAATCTATCACTTCTTGATAGCCCAATGTTTCACTAATTAATTTCATTGTTGACCCTTGATAATCATTGTAATAAAACTCACTTTTCACTATTTCCTCTACAAGTTGTACTAAATTCACTGTTTCGCGTGCGGACGGAGTTAACTTAACATCCATACTGGAACGATGTTTGCGAACTTGTACTAATAACATATTGAATTTATCATCCATGTGCACATGCCTCCCCAACTTATATATATCGTATAGATGACGCGAATTTCTCGTTGGTTTATCTTGCATATAATAATCGCAAACAGCAAATAATTTATCGATAAATGTTCTTTCAATACTTTGAACTTTCATCTTAAAAAGCACTAAACCATATTTTTCCAAAATCTCGAAATCTGTTTCTTTTAGTTGCTCATAAATAATACTTGTTATCTTACATTCTTCTGTTGGATATGCATACGACATAAGCGCTGTTTCTAATTTAACATATGGTCGTAAAAGATTCGTAGGCATCTCATTCATACTATGATATACGAAATCGTAATGATTATAATCTTTATCACTTTCTATTGTTTCCCAATTTTCTATTGGCATGTCTAAAATTTCGCTTACTTTTTTTATCAATGAATATTTGATTTTCTTTCGTCATGCCTCTCCAATATGTTCTTCAAATGTAATATCAATATCTTCTGAAAATCTATCAATTATATGATATGCTTTTGACAAAGATGTCCCACCCTTAAACACAACAGACGGATTCAAGTCCACTAACAATCTCAAAATCATTGTTACATAATAATCTTTCTCTATAATACTTTCTTCTAAACCTGTCATTTCTGATACTGTTACAACAACATCTCTAAATAACTCTTTATCTTCTATGTGCAAATACATCATCTAACCTCATTTCATAGTAGGATTTATAAACACTTGAAGGATAGTTTCTAATATATTTATCTACCATCTCTTTTGTAATTCCATAAGTTTCAATATACTTTTTTATCTTAATTCTAGCCACACTATAATCGTAATCAAGATATGCATCTAAATTTTTCAATAAATCGAGTAATTGTAAGACATGCACATTCTCCTTATTCACCACAACACATGATTTTCTAACTGTAAATATTCTCTTTCCAATTGGAATATTTCTAACCTTAGCAGCTATATTATTACTGACGATTTCTACCTTATTAGGCACTTGATTAGATATTCCAATTTGATTAGCGAATAGATTCCCACTATAAAATCCATCCACTTTTCCATTCCTCGAAATATATTTATATCTAGCAACCATATCTGCATTAATACCACTAGACTTACTAAGTTTCGATTTCTTTGGTAAATAATAAGTGTTATTGTCATATTTAATTATTTTACTATCGTCACATAATCGTTTCATTTGCTGACTTATTGCTGATCTTGTAACACCATAAATTTTAATATCCGAAAAAAAGATTGGTTCATTTTCTTTATAATTCTCCAAAATATATTCGTATAACAAATAATCACCTCCATCTAAATATTTGTAAACTCAACTATTACTTTCATTTATTTTATTATAGTCTGCTTTACAGTTATTGTCAATAAAGCAACATTTATACTAATAGTCTTTTACAATTCATAGATTAAAGGTGCCCACACCCGCAGACACCCCTCTTTTACAACCGCCTAATATCCTGAAATGTATTAAAAAGGTCTAATTTTCCATAACCACCCTTACAATCTGTGATTTGAAAAAAAGTTTTCAATAGAACCATACTCCAACAACATATTACTTTCTTTGTATTTAAAAACACAATAATTGGTAATACAATAATACTCATCTAAATAGTTTCTATCAAGTGCATATAATAAATAATCCTAATAAATTAACAGAATGTAAATAAGCATTTTCAAAATATATAAAACAAAATAAATTTCTGCTTTTATATTCTTACTTCCTTTCGATGGACAATCAAACCAAACACCTTTTCATCACTATAAAATTCTGATTTAATTAGATCCCTTTCTCTTCTCTACCTTTTTTGAATATAACGCAAACATAAAAACACTACAATATAGGTACATTCTAGAAAGTACTCCATCTTTGTAGTGTTTTTATAGTAAAATATTCTTCTAAAATAATAGTTGCTTTAGATTATTATCCTCTACTTGTGACAATATGTTCTAACAATGCTTGATATCCACAATAATGATCATCTAAATAACATATATTTTGTCTTTTACAACCACCCTTACATATATTAATAAATCGACAGGTAGTACAGGGTTCTTTTTGAGGATTGGTATCTTTTAAGAACTTATTAGCGTTGGATGATTGTAACATTGATAAAAAGGAATCGTCATTTAGATTACCCATTTTTAAATCATCTAATACATAGAAGTCACATGGAAATACACTTCCATCCCCTTCAATAACAAACTGAAGAAAACATCTTCCTAACATTCCACATTGATAAGGTGCTTGTCCTTGTAGTAAGCCATATACATTAGAAAATATATTTATATCGATATATTTTGTTGTTTGAACATCTTTTTTCCAACAGTCATGAAATCTTATAAAGAAGTTTGCATAGTCTTTTGGTGTTAGTGCTGTTTCTTTGTCTATTTCTTTTCCTTCTTCTAAGGAAGGTAAACAAGGAATTAATTGTACATATTTGAAATGATTTTTTTGATAAAAATCATATAATTTTTCTGGTTCTTTTGACAGTTGTTTACTAACAACTGTCAGTATGTTGTATTCTACCTGATGTTTTTCTAATAGCTTTGTACATCGTAATACTTTTTGGAAAACACTATTTCTTTTTATATCATATCGAAATAAATCCATATTTTGGCTATATCCATCTAATGATACTCCTACTAAAAAGTTATGTTCATGAAAGAATATTCCCCATTGATCATTCATTGTTGTTCCATTTGTTTGTAAACAATATTGTATTGTTTGTTGTTTTTTATGAGTGTTTACCATATTGACAAAGAATTGAAAATAGGCTATTCCTGCTAATGTTGGTTCTCCTCCTTGAAAAGAGAAAGTTATTATTCCATCATCATCTACACTATCAACAGTTCTAGTAATTAATTTGATTGTTGTTTCTTTACTCATCATAGGATAACTTTTCTGTTCACGATGTTCACTAACATCATTGTAAAAACAATAACTGCATCGTAAGTTACAATTACTACTCGCTGGTTTTATTAATAATGTTATTTGTTTCATGTAAAACCCCTCTTATACCTTTTCTTTTATTATAATACAATTTGTAGTTAATCAACAAGTAAATAAAAAGAAGCCTAAGCTTCTTTTTAATCAAATTTTAAAGGTTCTTTTCTAGGTCTATACACATTTTGACCATCTCCATAAATACCAGCTAACTTTAACTGTCCAGATCCACCTACTGCTTCTCTAGTACCATCCAAGTTTTCATCTGAATACTTATTAAACCAATGTATCATTTTACGATACATATCCCCTATTATTTGTTGATGTTTTTCACTATCAATAAGATTATCATCTTCATTTGGATCAGTAGTCAAATCGTAAAATTCATCTGGTCCATATGCAAAACGTTTCACTAATTTATAACGAGTATCTCGTATCATTCTTGTAGCTCCATACTCATCATAGATAACAGTTATATAATCATCTTCCTTATTCTCAAAAACATTTCTTAAAGATTCCCCAGGGAGACGAAGGTTTTCAAAATATTTCTTGTCAATGTTTAAGTAGTCCATTAAGGTTGGAAATATATCATAATGACTTCTATGTGTGAAAGATATATTGTTTTTAGGCAACCTATTAGGCCATGAGATAATCATTGGGACTTTAACTGAACTTTCAAACATATTTAAAGGATATGTTCCGTTTCCTTTTCCCCAAATACCATGGTGACCCATATTCATTCCATTATCAGAAGTAAAGATAATAAGTGTATTTTCATATTCACCTATTTCTTTTAGTTTACTTATAATCTTTCCAACTCCATCATCTATTGCACTAATAGAAGCATAATATCCGGTAAGATATTCTCTTCTTTCTTCCTGATTTGTAGGAACAGGTGCAGAAGCAATTTGGAAAGGATGATGTCCTACATCAGGTGTTGATTGGAATGGACATTCCTTATATAAATCTCTATATTTTTGAGGATGTTGTTCATATCCCCAAGGTGAGTGTGGTGCCGTATAGGTAACGTTCACATAGTGAGGTTTTCCATCTTTAAATGAATCAATATATTCTAAAGCACGATCAGTAATCATATCTGTTACATAACCTTCTTTAAATTCAATTTTTCCATTATCCACAATATCAGCCTTAATATATTCACATCCACCACGTCCTAATGTATACCAATCACTATATCCAGCTTGTGGTCTTAGGCTATCGCCTAAGTGCCACTTACCAGATAATGAGCAACGATACCCATGTTCATTCATGATTTCACTATAAGTAGTAATACGTTCCATAAAAGAAATCGTTTTTTCTTCTTTTGCAAACTCTGGTGCATCTGATAAGTCACCAAGGTCTTTTTTATCTAGATTTCCCGAAGCTATCCAATCAAAAACTCCATGATTCGATGGGATACTTCCAGAATATATTGATGCTCTTGCCGGTGAACAAACTGGAGATACACAATAGAAATTATCAAAGAATGTACCATCATTTGCCAATACTTCTAAATTAGGTACTATAATTTCTTCATTTCCTGCTTTTTTTCCGCATGCCCAAGATCCCATGTCATCAGCGATGATAGTAATAATATTCGGTCTATTCATATTTTCTTACCCTAAGAAACCAATATAACTTAAAGCAACCCCTAAAACCATTACTCCCATAATTAAGATATTTGGTGTCATTTTTTTCTTTCCTAATAAATAGTATAACACACCTACTAATACTACAGGTAATAATGAAGGTAAAATAGTATCAAATACTGATTGTAATGTTAGTGTAACATCTCCTGTTTGGAAAACTGTAACACAGTTTGCTTTTACTACTGTTGGTATTAATCCACCAACTACTGTTAAACCTAATACTGTAGCTCCAGCTGTTACTTGGTTCATTTTTTCTGCAATATTTGTAACTAATTTTGTTCCTTGTTTAAACGCTACTTCAAAACTGAAATATCTAAATAATAAAATTCCAATATTCACTGCAATCCATAATAGAACTCCAGCTGGATTTCCTTCTAATGCAAGATATGCAGCAATCGAACCAAAGATAGTAGGAATTAACACACCTGTAATACTATCTCCAACACCTGCTAAAGGTCCCATTAAACCTGTTTTTAACCCTGCTACTGCTTCTTTTGCATCAGATCCTTGTACTACTTCTGTTGCAGCTCCTGTTGCAACGATAATATGTCCAAATACTGGATTTGTATTAAAGAATTTAGAATGAATTTCTAACATCTCTAATCTTTCTTCTTTGTTTGGATATAATTTATAAATTAAAGGTAACATTGAATATAGATATCCTGGTCCCATCATTGTTTGATAGTTCCAACATATTTGATTTGTAAAAATCCATCTTCTACTTACTTCACGTAATTCTTTTTTTGTTAGTTCATTATTCTTCATATTCACCATCATAGTATCCTCCTTCAGCATTATTTACTGGTCCTGAAGCTGTTGCTAGTACAGGATTATTTAATGATTTGAAAATTAAAATTGCTGCTGCACTACCAAAGATTGCAATCCCTGTGATTGATAATCCTAAATAAGCTCCTAAACCAAATCCAATTAATAAGAATGGTAATCTTTCTTTTACTGGTAAATAACGTAACAAGATTGCAATCCCTACTGCTGGTAATAAACCACCAGCTACACTTAAACCAGATGTTAACCATGTTGGAATATTTTCAGTAATGAAAGTTACTACTTCACTACCAAACACTAACATTAAGAACATTGGTACAGCTCTTGATAATCCCCATGTAAAGATCCCACAACGAACTGTTCTTTCAATTCCTTTACGATCATCATTTTTAACATGTTTATCAATTTTATCCGCTAAGAATACATTTAAATATCTTGCTAAGATGTCTAATTGAACCATTAATAAACCTACTGGTACTGCTAAAGCAATACCAAATGAAGCATCTTCCCCTGCTAATACTGCATAAACTGTCCCAATAATTGCTCCAGTTGTATAATCAGGAATTGATGATCCCCCAAATGTAGAGATACCTAAGATCATTAATTGTAAAGTTCCCCCTACGATTAATCCTGTTTCTAAATCTCCCATAATTAATCCAGTAATCATACCATACATTACTGGTTGTGTTTTGAAAACAGCAATTGATAATACCTCGGGTTGGCATAAAAATGCGATTATGGTAATAACAACGACTTGCCAAGTAGCGATTTCCATTATAATCCACCTCTTTCTATATTGTTAATAAAGCTCATAATATTTGTTTCATCATCTGATGGCACCATTTGTGCTGTAATAGTAACTCCATTTTTCATCAATTCATTGATTTGATTAATTTCTTCATCATATAAATAAACTGTTTTCTTTAAAGCTACTGTATCAGGATGTTTTGAACAGTTCCCAACATTAAATTTATCTACATTAAGACCTGCTTCAATTAAAGAATAAACAACGTTTGGTCTCTTAACTAATAATAATACTTTTTCACCTTTGTATTGACCTGCATTAATTCTTTTTAATGCACCTTTTTTTGTCAAAATACTTAATTTTACATTGTTAGGAGCAGCTGTACGTAAAGCTACTTTTGTAACTTCATCTTTACAAGTTGCATCATCTACAACTAAGATTCTAGTTGCTTTCGTAACATTCGTCCACATTGTTGCAACTTGTCCATGAATTAATCTCTCATCCACACGGATATGAGCGATTCCCTTATCATTCATGCTTTCATCTTTGCAACTATCTAAGTTAGCTTCTAAATTAAATCCAGTAGAACTAACTTTAGGGGCATTTGCTTGTTTCTCTTTGGAAACAACACTTACCTCTTTTAAATTTTTAAATAACTTCACATATTCTACACTATCTTTTATTGCATCTTCTAATGAATCATTCATTGATAAAATAATACATAATGATAATGATACTCCTGCAACTACTGGTACTGTTGGATATTTGGCTTGTAATTCCATGGCACAATTAAATGGTGTCCCACCAATAATATCTACTAATATCGTTACATCTTTTTCATCATACTTTTTAATACATTGCTCGATTTCTAATACAACGTCTTCCTTAGACATCGTTTCTAGAAAGCTAACAGGTTCAAATTTCCCTAAATCTCCTGTTATCATATGGCAGCTATTAATACACTCTACTGCATAATGACCATGAGATACTACTATGTATTTCATATTCCACATTCCTTCCTGTTCCTATTTGGTTATGCGCTTTCAACCTACTTACATGGTACTCTTAAAAAGTATCCATTAAAATAGATAAATATCAACATTATATGTTAAAATGTTTCCTATTATCTATAGCATTTTTTTTGCGACTATGCAATAATTATTACATAACTTATCGATAAAGGAGAAACTTATGCGATTATTGTGGAAGAAATATAAAAAGAATTGTTTTGATATTAATGTTGATGAATGTGGGATTCATCAATATGCACTAACTGATAAATATTGCTATACTGTAACACAAGAATATGTATTACATTATGTTGAAGAAGGAATTGGATATATTGAAACAGAAGGGAAAAAGTATATTGTTCAAAAAGATGAATTCTTCTTATTAAAAAAAGGAATGTCTATTACTTATTATGCAGATTTTATAAATCCTTGGCGTTATTGTTGGATTGGATTTAGTGGTTCCCTTCCTATTAAGTATCTAAAAAAGAGTTTCAATAAAAAGGAATGTGTCTTTAAAGTGTCTGAAAAGTCAAATTTAGCTCAATTATTAATGGATTTTACGCATTCTATACATGAAAATGAGTCTTTAGATACGGAATTGTATCGATTAAAACACATTCATAAAATTTTCTTTGATCTTTGTAAAGAATTTGAAATTGAAGATGATTCCTCTAGTATAGAGATTATTAATAAGATATTTGAAACAGCACTAGCTTATGTAAACAAGAACTTCTGTGACTCTATTAATATTGCTGATGTTTGTGATCATCTAAATATTACAAGAAGTTATTTATATAAATTGTTTATGCAATACATGGGAATTTCTCCTCAAACATACCTAATTCAAATCCGTTTATATCATGCTAGTAGACTATTAATTACCACGAACACTTCAATAAAAGAGATTGCTTATGCTTCTGGTTATATTGATCAGTTACAATTCTCTTCTCAATTCAAAAAGAATTATTTAGTTTCTCCAAAAGAATATCGTAATAAATATTCTAAACACAACAATTCATAAAAAGAAACAAAAATACATAAATTAACTCTATTATCCTATATCTTTTTCTTTGTCTACACTTATAATTTAGTTATCAATATTAAAGGAGAAATTATATGAATTATTTATCATTATTAACAAACCTAAATAAAAGTTCATTAAATATCATGCCATATAGAACATATTATGTTCCATATGCATCAAATAATGAAGCTCTTTATAGTATCAACAGAGTAGACTCATCTCTATTTACTTTATTAAATGGAATATGGGATTTTGAGTTTATTGCAAACATTCATTCATTACCTAATTCTTTTTGGAATACTGGAACAATGGAATGCAATGATAAGATTGAAGTACCTTCATGTATTCAATCTGTTGGATATGATCATCATCAATATACGAATGTATCTTATCCTATTGCTTTTGATCCTCCTTATGTCCCAGATGTGAATCCTGGAGCATATTACCAAAAGAGTATAATTATTAGTGGAGAACAATTAGAAAGAGATTGTAGTGTTGTATTTGAAGGAGTAGATAGTTGTTTTTATTTATGGGTTAATAATCAATTTGTAGGTTTTGATCAAGTTCCTCATTCTACTACAGAATTCCTTTTAAATGACTATCTTAAAGAAGGCAAAAATACAATTCAAGTTCTTGTTGTAAAGTGGTGTGTTGGTACTTATTTTG from Tannockella kyphosi harbors:
- a CDS encoding FUSC family protein, with translation MKKIKIPGFGQRGFKTALTTMLCAFLYALIGRNPTFACIGVIFGMGSNLKDSILNGGNRLIGTIIGGFLGIGLFTIYIYVFHASNEFLLLPLLGIGTLLLVSLSLIFKWPGAVQPGGVVLCIILYNTASELYVTYSLNRMFDTGVGVVLAIVINVIFSRTAVNQFLHRIGLINLDEYSFDESEIKSNV
- a CDS encoding acyl-[acyl-carrier-protein] thioesterase, which translates into the protein MKYAQEFTITFRDVDCNGDVRIDSFIDFMQEIARSAAINMHVDFETPNINYYWVIIRNYIHIKQYPKIGDTIKIVTNHAGLDKMYAVREFHIYDMEDNHIGSITGYYLLMEQGKNRPVRIKGNELFQNLDFPYQGQIVDKLQTVVSTVKEVVERKVFSSYIDGNGHMNNACYIQWALDMYQRAELDTRKIKSLQIQYVKELLEDDSVTITRYENDYIIGQKDGTVSFMVQITFIS
- a CDS encoding peroxiredoxin; this translates as MLEIGSKAPDFTLYDREGKQHSLSDYLGKKVVVYFYPRDNTPGCTRQACAFKNSFQEYVNKGIEVIGISKDSQASHQKFTDKYELPFLLLSDPDLQAIQAYDVYKEKKLYGKTGLGVVRSTFVMDEQGMIIQIYAKAKPDTNATEILEMLG
- a CDS encoding DUF6088 family protein codes for the protein MLYEYILENYKENEPIFFSDIKIYGVTRSAISQQMKRLCDDSKIIKYDNNTYYLPKKSKLSKSSGINADMVARYKYISRNGKVDGFYSGNLFANQIGISNQVPNKVEIVSNNIAAKVRNIPIGKRIFTVRKSCVVVNKENVHVLQLLDLLKNLDAYLDYDYSVARIKIKKYIETYGITKEMVDKYIRNYPSSVYKSYYEMRLDDVFAHRR
- a CDS encoding radical SAM/SPASM domain-containing protein codes for the protein MKQITLLIKPASSNCNLRCSYCFYNDVSEHREQKSYPMMSKETTIKLITRTVDSVDDDGIITFSFQGGEPTLAGIAYFQFFVNMVNTHKKQQTIQYCLQTNGTTMNDQWGIFFHEHNFLVGVSLDGYSQNMDLFRYDIKRNSVFQKVLRCTKLLEKHQVEYNILTVVSKQLSKEPEKLYDFYQKNHFKYVQLIPCLPSLEEGKEIDKETALTPKDYANFFIRFHDCWKKDVQTTKYIDINIFSNVYGLLQGQAPYQCGMLGRCFLQFVIEGDGSVFPCDFYVLDDLKMGNLNDDSFLSMLQSSNANKFLKDTNPQKEPCTTCRFINICKGGCKRQNICYLDDHYCGYQALLEHIVTSRG
- a CDS encoding sulfatase-like hydrolase/transferase; this translates as MNRPNIITIIADDMGSWACGKKAGNEEIIVPNLEVLANDGTFFDNFYCVSPVCSPARASIYSGSIPSNHGVFDWIASGNLDKKDLGDLSDAPEFAKEEKTISFMERITTYSEIMNEHGYRCSLSGKWHLGDSLRPQAGYSDWYTLGRGGCEYIKADIVDNGKIEFKEGYVTDMITDRALEYIDSFKDGKPHYVNVTYTAPHSPWGYEQHPQKYRDLYKECPFQSTPDVGHHPFQIASAPVPTNQEERREYLTGYYASISAIDDGVGKIISKLKEIGEYENTLIIFTSDNGMNMGHHGIWGKGNGTYPLNMFESSVKVPMIISWPNRLPKNNISFTHRSHYDIFPTLMDYLNIDKKYFENLRLPGESLRNVFENKEDDYITVIYDEYGATRMIRDTRYKLVKRFAYGPDEFYDLTTDPNEDDNLIDSEKHQQIIGDMYRKMIHWFNKYSDENLDGTREAVGGSGQLKLAGIYGDGQNVYRPRKEPLKFD
- a CDS encoding PTS system mannose/fructose/sorbose family transporter subunit IID, giving the protein MMVNMKNNELTKKELREVSRRWIFTNQICWNYQTMMGPGYLYSMLPLIYKLYPNKEERLEMLEIHSKFFNTNPVFGHIIVATGAATEVVQGSDAKEAVAGLKTGLMGPLAGVGDSITGVLIPTIFGSIAAYLALEGNPAGVLLWIAVNIGILLFRYFSFEVAFKQGTKLVTNIAEKMNQVTAGATVLGLTVVGGLIPTVVKANCVTVFQTGDVTLTLQSVFDTILPSLLPVVLVGVLYYLLGKKKMTPNILIMGVMVLGVALSYIGFLG
- a CDS encoding PTS mannose/fructose/sorbose/N-acetylgalactosamine transporter subunit IIC, producing the protein MEIATWQVVVITIIAFLCQPEVLSIAVFKTQPVMYGMITGLIMGDLETGLIVGGTLQLMILGISTFGGSSIPDYTTGAIIGTVYAVLAGEDASFGIALAVPVGLLMVQLDILARYLNVFLADKIDKHVKNDDRKGIERTVRCGIFTWGLSRAVPMFLMLVFGSEVVTFITENIPTWLTSGLSVAGGLLPAVGIAILLRYLPVKERLPFLLIGFGLGAYLGLSITGIAIFGSAAAILIFKSLNNPVLATASGPVNNAEGGYYDGEYEE
- a CDS encoding PTS mannose/fructose/sorbose transporter subunit IIAB yields the protein MKYIVVSHGHYAVECINSCHMITGDLGKFEPVSFLETMSKEDVVLEIEQCIKKYDEKDVTILVDIIGGTPFNCAMELQAKYPTVPVVAGVSLSLCIILSMNDSLEDAIKDSVEYVKLFKNLKEVSVVSKEKQANAPKVSSTGFNLEANLDSCKDESMNDKGIAHIRVDERLIHGQVATMWTNVTKATRILVVDDATCKDEVTKVALRTAAPNNVKLSILTKKGALKRINAGQYKGEKVLLLVKRPNVVYSLIEAGLNVDKFNVGNCSKHPDTVALKKTVYLYDEEINQINELMKNGVTITAQMVPSDDETNIMSFINNIERGGL
- a CDS encoding AraC family transcriptional regulator, producing the protein MRLLWKKYKKNCFDINVDECGIHQYALTDKYCYTVTQEYVLHYVEEGIGYIETEGKKYIVQKDEFFLLKKGMSITYYADFINPWRYCWIGFSGSLPIKYLKKSFNKKECVFKVSEKSNLAQLLMDFTHSIHENESLDTELYRLKHIHKIFFDLCKEFEIEDDSSSIEIINKIFETALAYVNKNFCDSINIADVCDHLNITRSYLYKLFMQYMGISPQTYLIQIRLYHASRLLITTNTSIKEIAYASGYIDQLQFSSQFKKNYLVSPKEYRNKYSKHNNS